A DNA window from Undibacterium sp. YM2 contains the following coding sequences:
- a CDS encoding DUF5309 domain-containing protein, producing the protein MTAPSNTYVTTSAIGNKEDLSDIIYRISPTTTPLMNMAAKAKASNTLHEWQTQDLASAVTTNAQAEGDNATAKSVTPTVRLSNRTQIASKTVIVSGTQQAMNPAGRKDELAYQLSMASLELKRDMESALCQLDAAATSPRQARGLVGWIVDNVDNNAGTLASYTGNTGRTVGTPRAFTEAQLKNVLQKCYSAGGEPDTIMVGPAQKQTFSTFSGNATRFDKSEDAKLYAAIDVYVSDFGSLKVVPNRFQAARDVFVLQADKLALAYLRPFSTIELATTGDAVQRELVVEYTLECRAPKAHGAIYDVL; encoded by the coding sequence ATGACAGCACCAAGCAATACCTATGTAACAACCAGCGCGATTGGTAATAAGGAAGATCTCAGCGATATCATCTATCGCATCTCTCCCACCACCACACCGTTGATGAACATGGCAGCCAAAGCCAAGGCCAGTAATACCCTGCATGAGTGGCAAACGCAGGACCTGGCCAGCGCCGTCACCACCAATGCGCAAGCTGAGGGTGACAATGCTACGGCAAAGAGTGTGACGCCGACCGTGCGCCTGAGTAATCGTACGCAAATCGCTTCAAAGACCGTGATCGTTTCTGGTACCCAGCAAGCGATGAACCCTGCGGGTCGTAAGGATGAACTGGCTTACCAGTTGTCCATGGCCTCGCTGGAATTGAAACGTGATATGGAATCGGCTTTGTGTCAACTCGATGCAGCTGCAACTTCACCGCGCCAGGCGCGTGGCCTGGTCGGTTGGATAGTTGACAACGTCGATAATAATGCCGGTACTTTGGCATCTTATACTGGCAATACTGGCCGCACCGTGGGTACACCGCGTGCTTTTACTGAAGCACAGTTGAAGAACGTCTTGCAGAAATGCTATAGCGCTGGTGGCGAGCCTGACACCATTATGGTTGGCCCGGCGCAGAAACAGACTTTCTCTACATTTTCTGGCAATGCTACACGTTTCGATAAGTCGGAAGACGCGAAGCTGTATGCGGCGATTGATGTGTATGTATCCGACTTTGGCTCTTTGAAGGTGGTGCCGAACCGCTTCCAGGCCGCGCGTGATGTGTTTGTCTTGCAGGCCGACAAATTGGCTCTAGCTTATTTGCGCCCGTTCAGTACTATCGAACTGGCGACGACAGGCGATGCAGTGCAGCGCGAACTGGTGGTTGAATATACGCTGGAATGCCGTGCACCGAAAGCGCATGGTGCGATTTACGACGTCTTGTAA